One segment of Setaria viridis chromosome 4, Setaria_viridis_v4.0, whole genome shotgun sequence DNA contains the following:
- the LOC117852755 gene encoding uncharacterized protein has product MGSGNLLMKKVVRHSSFDLDIQLDKSWMEDVTCPICLDYPHNAVLLRCTSYEKGCRPFVCDTDQTRSNCLERFKGAYELPANVKVSSLAVPPLDSIIHIVPSNANNRPSCPLCRGDVIGWIVIGEARMHLNQKKRCCEEDCCSFVGNFNELQKHTQQKHPDSRPSEIDPARQVDWDNFQQSSDIVDVLSTIHAQVPNGIVLGDYVIEYGDDDTGEDYEVFRRVRTNWWSCIFCKAFSRSSRSRRRARARERRGNGRRNGNQANLENFNLEVPTQSVELREIRFDEIDDEYIVTGAIPSIAAPGRMASFHYRDTRYGR; this is encoded by the coding sequence ATGGGTTCAGGAAACCTGCTCATGAAGAAGGTGGTAAGGCACAGCTCTTTTGACCTGGACATACAGCTTGATAAGAGTTGGATGGAGGATGTTACCTGCCCGATCTGCCTTGATTACCCTCACAATGCAGTCCTACTGAGGTGCACATCTTATGAGAAAGGCTGCAGGCCGTTTGTCTGTGACACAGACCAGACCCGCTCAAACTGTCTCGAGAGATTTAAGGGTGCATATGAGTTGCCTGCCAACGTGAAAGTTTCTTCGTTAGCCGTGCCTCCTCTTGATAGCATTATTCATATTGTGCCATCTAATGCAAACAACCGCCCAAGCTGCCCTTTGTGTAGAGGTGATGTTATCGGATGGATTGTTATCGGTGAGGCTCGGATGCATCTTAACCAGAAGAAAAGGTGCTGCGAAGAGGATTGCTGTTCCTTTGTTGGTAACTTCAATGAGCTTCAGAAGCACACACAACAAAAGCATCCAGATTCACGCCCTTCAGAGATTGATCCTGCTAGGCAAGTTGATTGGGACAACTTCCAGCAATCTTCTGATATCGTAGATGTGTTGAGCACAATACACGCACAAGTTCCCAATGGAATTGTTCTGGGAGATTATGTAATTGAGTATGGGGATGATGACACTGGAGAGGACTATGAAGTTTTCCGCAGGGTCAGGACGAACTGGTGGTCATGTATATTTTGCAAGGCATTTTCGAGATCTTCAAGAAGCCGTAGAAGAGCAAGAGCAAGGGAAAGAAGAGGCAATGGAAGAAGGAATGGCAATCAGGCAAATCTGGAAAATTTCAATCTGGAGGTTCCAACACAATCTGTTGAATTAAGGGAAATCAGATTTGATGAAATTGATGATGAATACATAGTAACAGGGGCTATTCCTAGTATTGCAGCACCTGGAAGAATGGCTAGTTTCCATTACAG
- the LOC117852754 gene encoding cytoplasmic 60S subunit biogenesis factor REI1 homolog 1: MATATCNACNVRFVDDEQKRLHYRSDWHCFNLKRKVAGVPGVTEALFLAWQAALGEGSTLTGTPIQYGCALCGKEYRSSRAHAQHLSSRSHLMRASDEGPDSSIAAGIAVVKLKPPAERRGGPAAVEEEEEWVEELDDESTSDMQVDEDSFGCDGEAEEFDTLLCFMCDLKHESAEDCMVHMHKKHGFFIPDSEYLKDPNGLLTHVGLKVKRDFICLYCNDRRQPFQSLEAVRKHMNAKGHCKLRYGDGDDDEDADLQDFYDYSSSYVDVEGKQLVAADGVNNNIELGIGGSELVITTKSGKGTRVRTLGSREFTRYYRQKPRPSAVTNCALALSLPSSYKSMDLVAVQSKEQSLRMKVA, encoded by the exons GTTGCCGGAGTTCCTGGCGTGACCGAGGCTCTGTTCTTGGCCTGGCAAGCCGCATTAGGGGAGGGGAGCACCCTCACGGGCACTCCGATCCAATACGGCTGCGCTCTGTGCGGGAAGGAGTACAGGAGCTCGAGAGCTCACGCGCAGCATCTCAGCTCGCGATCGCATCTTATGAGAGCCTCTGATGAGGGGCCCGATTCCTCCATTGCTGCTGGAATCGCAGTCGTCAAGCTCAAGCCACCTGCTGAGCGCAGAGGCGGCCCGGCTgcggtggaagaggaggaagagtggGTTGAAGagttggatgatgaatctactTCAGACATGCAAGTGGATGAGGATTCCTTCGGATGTGATGGAGAAGCTGAAGAGTTTGACACCTTGCTCTGTTTCATGTGTGACCTCAAGCATGAGTCAGCAGAAGACTGCATGGTTCATATGCACAAGAAGCATGGGTTCTTCATACCTGACAGTGAATACTTGAAGGATCCCAATGGCCTTCTTACCCATGTTGGACTGAAG GTGAAGCGGGATTTCATCTGCCTCTACTGCAATGACAGGCGCCAGCCCTTTCAGAGCCTAGAGGCTGTCAGGAAACACATGAACGCAAAGGGCCATTGCAAATTGCGGTATGgagatggtgatgatgatgaagatgctgACCTGCAGGATTTCTACGATTACAGCAGCAG TTATGTTGATGTCGAAGGTAAGCAGTTGGTTGCCGCTGATGGTGTTAACAACAACATCGAGCTTGGAATTGGCGGGTCAGAGCTGGTAATCACAACCAAGAGTGGTAAAGGAACTCGTGTCAGAACTCTTGGTTCTCGGGAATTTACCCGCTATTACCGCCAGAAGCCACGGCCATCGGCTGTGACAAACTGTGCTCTTGCACTCTCCCTGCCATCCAG CTACAAGAGCATGGATTTGGTGGCAGTTCAGTCTAAAGAGCAAAGTCTAAGGATGAAAGTTGCCTGA